In Microvenator marinus, one genomic interval encodes:
- a CDS encoding HAMP domain-containing sensor histidine kinase, with protein MRPLSLRTRTLLVVCVVVFVPVLFTWLTSPFEEAIEHSMRRSLKACTQDAIQLVRVQSPNSRYQELAESCSIWIRVFSPDGTLEADANGLGEPSWRERILFAPDPVPTLIGVDPELPPLSERSTVKTAEARGQAGICHLHQNGRLFICEYARHVELATQSTPRIIHAQSSSSRSLSNLYAERGAIMRLSLLVMLVAIVLGIWLSWRLTKPLGLLRDAVRERTVPVVSTSRIEVVGDDEVAELGHAFNDLLSALDTKNQANEAFMADMAHEIKNPVAAIRAVSESLERRPEVDAERAERLAKILKDSSARLDAVVNRFLELARAESGLPRADKSEVRVDELVKNIVESFSTDERYTAIEFDLASFKATVLGSAAHLETVVRNLVANAASFAKTAVRVRVERREDWVVIEVSDDGKGIAEDDLPRVFDRFFTRRDDGGGTGLGLAMVLALTRAHGGKVRVESEVGKGSTFIVELPALTGLSS; from the coding sequence CGGTGCTCTTCACGTGGCTCACAAGCCCGTTTGAAGAGGCCATCGAGCATAGTATGCGCCGCTCGCTCAAGGCCTGTACCCAAGATGCTATCCAGCTTGTCCGCGTGCAGAGTCCGAATTCGCGCTACCAAGAACTCGCCGAATCGTGCTCAATCTGGATCCGCGTTTTCTCCCCGGATGGCACGCTGGAAGCCGACGCCAACGGGCTCGGAGAGCCGTCATGGCGCGAGCGAATCCTCTTTGCGCCGGACCCGGTTCCGACCTTGATTGGTGTTGATCCGGAACTTCCGCCGCTCAGCGAGCGTTCGACCGTCAAGACAGCAGAAGCCCGGGGGCAGGCTGGCATTTGTCATCTTCACCAGAACGGGCGCCTCTTCATTTGTGAGTACGCGCGCCACGTCGAGCTCGCTACCCAATCCACCCCTCGAATCATTCACGCACAGAGCTCGTCGTCGCGTTCGCTCTCCAATCTTTACGCCGAGCGGGGCGCCATCATGCGCCTTTCCTTGCTCGTGATGTTGGTGGCTATCGTGCTTGGGATTTGGTTGAGCTGGAGGCTCACAAAGCCCCTTGGGCTTCTGAGAGATGCCGTTCGGGAGCGCACCGTGCCCGTGGTCTCAACGAGCCGAATTGAGGTTGTGGGCGACGATGAGGTGGCTGAGCTCGGGCACGCCTTCAATGATCTGCTCAGCGCCCTCGACACCAAGAACCAGGCGAACGAAGCCTTCATGGCTGATATGGCGCACGAGATTAAGAACCCAGTCGCCGCGATCCGCGCTGTGTCGGAGTCGCTCGAACGCCGCCCGGAAGTAGACGCTGAGCGCGCCGAAAGGCTGGCCAAAATCCTCAAGGATTCTAGTGCCCGACTCGATGCCGTGGTCAACCGGTTCCTCGAGCTCGCCCGCGCGGAATCTGGACTTCCGAGGGCTGATAAGTCTGAAGTTCGGGTAGATGAACTGGTTAAAAATATCGTTGAGTCCTTCTCTACAGACGAGCGCTACACCGCCATCGAGTTTGATCTCGCGAGCTTCAAGGCCACGGTGCTTGGCTCGGCGGCACATCTTGAGACCGTGGTGCGAAATCTGGTGGCAAATGCCGCCTCATTTGCTAAAACTGCGGTCCGTGTCCGTGTGGAGCGCCGCGAAGATTGGGTCGTGATCGAGGTCAGCGATGACGGAAAGGGAATCGCTGAAGATGATCTACCTCGAGTGTTTGATCGCTTTTTCACCCGACGCGACGACGGCGGCGGAACCGGACTTGGACTCGCTATGGTGCTCGCCTTGACCCGCGCTCACGGTGGTAAAGTCCGCGTAGAATCTGAGGTTGGGAAGGGCTCGACGTTCATTGTGGAGCTCCCAGCGCTCACCGGTTTGAGCTCCTGA
- a CDS encoding zinc ribbon domain-containing protein, producing the protein MREDLKKLRELQNVCLQLDELETERKEVTERLETNRGFLQKLVDDLEGQKTELDEIRALQQQKQEDLKEIQEQHTKRKKRLTSVSSTKEYAAVEKEIEVLKKSVEQTEEELLHLAEVIENTQLNIEEKEEKVSQLKESMSADEKDATKQLKELESRIAELRAEETKSRDSVAKRVLYKYDFIRSRRPGLALVAASDEHCEGCFMSLPAQLYIEVQRGETLVTCPSCQRILYFQEQSADDQAAAS; encoded by the coding sequence ATGAGGGAAGATCTTAAGAAACTTCGTGAGCTGCAGAACGTGTGTCTGCAACTTGACGAACTCGAAACCGAACGCAAAGAAGTCACCGAGCGCCTTGAGACCAATCGCGGTTTCTTGCAGAAGCTGGTCGACGACTTGGAAGGTCAGAAGACTGAGCTCGACGAAATCCGAGCGCTTCAACAGCAGAAGCAAGAGGATCTCAAAGAGATTCAGGAACAACACACCAAGCGTAAGAAGCGCCTCACCAGCGTTTCATCCACCAAGGAATACGCGGCTGTTGAGAAGGAAATCGAAGTTCTGAAGAAGTCGGTCGAGCAGACCGAAGAAGAACTGCTTCATCTCGCCGAAGTTATTGAGAACACACAGCTCAATATCGAAGAGAAGGAAGAGAAGGTTTCTCAGCTCAAAGAGAGCATGTCAGCGGACGAAAAGGATGCGACCAAGCAACTCAAAGAACTTGAGAGCAGAATCGCTGAGCTTCGTGCCGAAGAGACCAAATCGCGTGACTCCGTAGCAAAGCGCGTACTCTACAAGTACGACTTCATTCGAAGCCGTCGCCCAGGCCTCGCCCTTGTTGCCGCGAGCGATGAGCATTGCGAAGGTTGTTTCATGAGCTTGCCAGCGCAGCTCTACATTGAAGTGCAGCGCGGAGAAACGCTCGTGACCTGTCCTAGCTGTCAGCGAATCCTCTACTTCCAAGAGCAGAGTGCTGACGACCAGGCGGCCGCGAGCTAA